A window of the bacterium genome harbors these coding sequences:
- a CDS encoding RHS repeat-associated core domain-containing protein, which produces RDAETGLDYMLARYYASSAGAFLTVDPLDASAKAADPLSWNRYAYVRGNPLNRVDPTGEEDGDTSAEPEKKKELSDNGQGGAASLQDDLKEEQQESAPLYDKDHVKPAPPTPESVKIMKRS; this is translated from the coding sequence CGGGACGCGGAGACGGGCCTCGACTACATGCTGGCGCGCTACTACGCGTCGTCGGCGGGGGCGTTCCTGACGGTGGACCCGCTGGACGCGAGCGCGAAGGCGGCGGACCCGCTGTCGTGGAACCGCTACGCCTACGTGCGCGGCAACCCGCTGAACCGCGTCGATCCGACGGGGGAGGAGGACGGCGACACCTCGGCGGAGCCCGAGAAGAAGAAGGAACTATCCGACAACGGGCAGGGCGGCGCGGCCTCGCTGCAGGACGATCTGAAGGAGGAGCAGCAGGAATCCGCACCGCTGTACGACAAGGACCACGTCAAGCCGGCGCCGCCCACGCCGGAATCCGTGAAGATCATGAAGAGATCGTGA